In a single window of the Mugil cephalus isolate CIBA_MC_2020 chromosome 6, CIBA_Mcephalus_1.1, whole genome shotgun sequence genome:
- the tmem131 gene encoding transmembrane protein 131 isoform X1 has translation MSAHSLVGYRNRKICSMASEERARSCRQSHTRTRTPFIGLLRMLFIAFIHTTRANKQAFIQSDTILEVLHFGEGSLLQAESDIDFSLYHQQSTSPHRGNCRPIRFEPPMLDFHEQPVGMPKMEKVYLHNPSSEEISLISISATTAHFHASFFQNRIIPPGGNTSFDVVFLARVVGNVENTLFINTSHHGVFTYQVFGVGIPNPYRLRPFIGARVPVNSSFSPLINIHNPYSEPLQVVEMYSSGGDLHLELPTGQQGGTGKLWEIPPFETKGVMRASFSSRDVDNHTAFIRIKTNAPNEDQFIILPVEVEVTSAPGIYSSTEMLDFGTLRSQDRPKLLNLHLLNSGTKDVPITSVRTTPSNEAITIDFKAVTLKAGESRYTKVASISFDASKARRPYQFSGKITVKAKEKSYSKLEIPYQAEVLDGYLGFDHTATLFHIRDSPVDPVDRPIFLTNAFSFAIRIHNVSLPEEAKIMFNVQNFSTPILIPPQESRYIFSLLFRPVRPSIHIDSNILLITNASKFHLPVRAYTGFLEPLVLPPSVKGSLLDFGVRSATDTSSIIFVVVNSNPIELEIKSWFVTGDSLSMELLKTEKGNTTVALSRLRELQNTSASHHKTVILASGYYAAFRVILVAKALEGTYDGAIHITTDYEILTIPVKALIAVGTLNSSPKHIILPPSFPGKVVHQSFSIQSSFTQKVRLQQIRSLTEDIRFYYKRLRNNKDELEPRRKSKVANIYFDAGLQCGDHCYVGLPFVLKYESKPHGMALQEDIWDADVDLHQKLLRRWKELKESSGHKLEAVFEVNTDLQKNVQAKVTAHLTWPSLVNSSQRITFPLTNTNSSSDEEVILQNPADVPVYVQVLPLALLPNPSVFSGRLADRLPLGNLSNINIDTSTLEFQVHRNQTSLIKSSTGFVEGSIRPFVYNLLLLPGEVKSLSVRFTPISNHSVTSLLIVRNNLTVIDTILLHGRGTTESLKVAGKPPGQGSSLRFKITEALLKDCTEKTKVKEPNFTLKRTFRVENTGLLPITIRSAEINGQVCEGYGFKVLNCQEFALMPNASKDLVILFTPDFTSSRVIRELKLVTCGGSEFVFVLNASLPYHMLAACAETLPRPSWELELYIIVSLIMSSMFLLVIGTAYLEAQSIWEPFKRRVSVESNSTLETGRPFNLREIVQIHSDSKLNDYSDSTQISKGLYASSNGAARPGGRQGSSRTLPDSDSQDKRSKLGITRPSVPAASSQLPKGSPTPGQDGLAAACQLTNRKTRAKQLDLQSQSLAVPSSPQRGLCPEDADYASLIGAMDNDLDRPDCLAEASLQEQSSLSIQNKVLEAKGKLRAKTKSQRKKEEKEKKSTVKTQGDELKDNLVDNDDSSSTTTETSNPDVETNIKEEPVKKKGTTVTTGNVKEETSNFPFKPKTKKPVTTKRENQAEKSSSLELPYVTPLENKQRKSFTSKVLHPLSTIPKTRPLQKPRLDEKLGDGRPSLLAKLLSSGSGPEPGHSSSSEGEKECGSPEWDVPLSRNSIQADLQQISFQTINADPFLKRSSTSCSPPPTSPSLLSRGTYSSVLNSNSESNQKKAPGNKLSTAAPLPGKNGNPTFAAVAAGYDKSPGGSGPGKTDIQGKSLAHMPSVESDSSDSSGMWPIDTASSPQYQSTNSFSAFGPSNSFNLAAGVISGMKSSEPQQSWPDFTAVPSSSIWDVTSNDSLHSWPSSSNSPTAPTTTSILGNGRSPWSATTPFSNSIWSTSADSGLNPFAPATSPTTLTDLVSSPAPSPPAAAEVSWTYNPWSMWRPTLSRRNNEPWPSSSDNGN, from the exons CACGTCCCCGCACCGTGGGAACTGTCGACCTATACGATTTGAACCTCCGATGTTGGACTTTCATGAACA gCCCGTCGGGATgccaaaaatggagaaagtttATTTACATAATCCTAGCTCTGAAGAAATTAGCTTGATATCAATATCAGCGACAACGGCGCATTTTCACGCATCCTTTTTCCAGAACAGG ATAATTCCACCGGGAGGGAACACATCGTTTGACGTCGTGTTTCTCGCTCGAGTAGTTGGGAATGtagaaaacactttatttattaatacatCACATCATGGAGTGTTTACATACCAG GTTTTTGGGGTCGGCATCCCGAACCCCTACAGACTGCGGCCCTTCATAGGGGCCCGAGTCCCTGTAAACAGCAGCTTCTCGCCTCTAATAAACATCCACAACCCGTACAGTGAACCACTGCAG GTTGTTGAGATGTACTCCAGTGGTGGGGATCTTCATCTAGAGCTTCCCACCGGCCAACAAGGAGGCACTGGAAAATTATGG GAGATTCCTCCGTTCGAGACAAAGGGGGTGATGAGAGCCAGCTTCTCTTCCAGAGATGTAGACAACCACACGGCCTTCATCAGAATCAAAACCAACGCTCCCAACGAGGACCAGTTCATCATCCTCCCTGTAGAGGTGGAGGTAACATCAG CACCTGGTATATATTCCTCCACAGAGATGCTCGACTTTGGCACGCTCCGATCTCAAG ATCGTCCAAAGTTGCTGAATCTACACCTTCTAAATTCAGGAACTAAAGATGTTCCAATTACA AGTGTGCGTACAACACCGTCAAACGAGGCGATCACAATAGACTTCAAAGCAGTTACGCTCAAAGCTGGAGAGAGCCGATACACCAAAGTTGCAAGTATTAGTTTTGATG cctcaAAAGCAAGAAGACCATATCAGTTTTCTGGTAAAATAACTGTTAAAGCAAAAGAGAAGAGTTATTCAAAGCTTGAAATTCCATACCAGGCGGAGGTTTTGGATGG CTACTTGGGTTTTGACCACACAGCTACACTGTTCCACATCAGGGACAGTCCTGTGGACCCGGTGGACAGACCCATCTTCCTTACAAACGCCTTCAGCTTCGCAATCCGCATACACAACGTGTCCCTGCCCGAAGAGGCcaaaattatgtttaat gtGCAGAACTTCAGCACGCCCATCCTCATCCCCCCGCAAGAGTCGCGTTACATCTTCTCCCTTCTCTTTCGGCCGGTCCGGCCATCCATTCACATAGACAGCAACATCCTGCTCATCACAAACGCGTCAAAGTTTCACCTCCCAGTCCGGGCCTACACGGGCTTCCTGGAG CCCTTGGTCCTGCCCCCCAGCGTGAAAGGGAGCCTCCTGGACTTTGGTGTGCGCAGTGCCACAGACACCAGCAGCATCATATTTGTGGTGGTCAACAGCAACCCTATAGAG CTGGAGATTAAGTCCTGGTTTGTCACAGGAGACAGTCTGTCCATGGAACTGttaaagacagagaaaggaaacacaacagtggCGCTGAGTCGCCTGCGAGAGCTGCAGAACACTTCGGCCTCGCATCACAAAACG GTGATATTAGCATCTGGTTACTATGCTGCTTTCAGAGTGATACTAGTGGCCAAGGCCCTGGAAGGCACGTATGATGGAGCGATACACATTACCACAGATTATGAG atATTAACCATCCCAGTGAAAGCTCTCATTGCAGTGGgcacattaaacagttctccCAAGCACATCATTTTGCCACCTTCATTTCCA gggaAGGTTGTTCACCAAAGCTTCAGCATACAAAGCTCTTTTACCCAAAAAGTGAGGCTTCAGCAGATCCGCTCCCTGACAGAAGACATACGGTTTTATTATAAACGGCTCCGCAACAACAAAGACGAGCTGGAGCCAAGACGTAAATCTAAG gtggcaaatatttattttgacgCCGGCTTGCAGTGTGGTGATCACTGTTATGTGGGCCTGCCATTTGTGCTTAAAT ATGAGTCCAAGCCTCATGGGATGGCACTACAGGAGGATATTTGGGACGCAGACGTAGACCTTCACCAGAAACTCCTGAGACGATGGAAAGAGCTGAAAGAGAGCTCAGGACACAA ACTTGAAGCGGTCTTTGAAGTCAACACGGACCTCCAGAAAAACGTGCAAGCCAAAGTAACAGCGCATTTGACCTGGCCCTCCTTGGTCAACTCTTCGCAGCGAATCACGTTCCCCCTGACCAACACCAACAGCTCCTCC GATGAAGAGGTGATTCTGCAGAACCCTGCAGACGTCCCCGTCTACGTCCAAGTTCTCCCCCTGGCGCTGTTGCCCAacccctctgtgttttctggacGGCTGGCTGACAG GTTGCCGTTGGGAAATTTGTCTAACATCAATATTGACACGAGCACTTTAGAGTTCCAGGTTCACAGAAATCAA ACGTCCCTAATCAAGAGCAGTACAGGGTTTGTAGAGGGCTCAATCAGGCCCTTTGTGTAcaacctcctcctgctgcctggGGAAGTCAAGTCCCTTAGCGTGAGGTTCACTCCTATCAGCAACCACAGCGTCACCTCCCTCCTCATAGTCAG GAATAACCTGACCGTGATCGACACAATCCTTCTTCACGGGCGAGGTACGACGGAGAGTCTGAAAGTTGCGGGGAAACCTCCGGGACAAGGCAGCTCGCTGAGGTTTAAGATAACTGAAGCTCTGTTGAAAGACTGCACAGAAA AAACAAAAGTCAAGGAGCCAAACTTCACCCTCAAAAGAACCTTCAGAGTGGAGAACACCGGCCTGCTCCCGATCACCATCAGATCCGCGGAAATCAACGGCCAAGTTTGCGAAGGTTATGGATTCAAAGTTCTCAACTGTCAAGAGTTTGCACTCATGCCAAACGCTTCAAAAGACCTCGTCATACT GTTTACACCGGACTTCACTTCGTCTCGAGTGATCCGGGAGCTCAAGCTGGTGACATGCGGGGGCTCggagtttgtgtttgtcctgaaCGCCTCGTTGCCCTACCACATGTTGGCTGCCTGCGCGGAGACGCTGCCCAGGCCGAGCTGGGAGCTGGAGCTCTACATCATAGTGTCGCTCATTATGAG TTCCATGTTTCTGTTGGTGATCGGCACGGCCTACCTGGAGGCCCAGAGCATCTGGGAGCCCTTCAAGAGACGCGTGTCCGTGGAATCCAACTCCACCTTGGAGACTGGGAGACCGTTTAATCTCAGGGAAATTGTGCAAATTCACAGTGACTCAAA GTTGAACGACTACAGCGACTCGACCCAGATCTCGAAAGGATTATACGCATCCAGCAACGGCGCGGCGCGGCCAGGAGGCCGACAGGGCAGCAGCCGTACTTTGCCGGACTCGGACAGCCAAGATAAGAGGTCCAAGCTCGGCATCACCCGTCCATCTGTGCCAGCCGCTTCCTCCCAGCTGCCCAAAGGAAGCCCGACGCCGGGCCAGGACGGCCTCGCGGCCGCCTGCCAGCTCACCAATCGCAAAACGCGCGCCAAACAGCTGGATCTCCAGAGTCAAAGTTTAGCTGTGCCATCGTCGCCTCAGAGAGGTCTCTGCCCCGAGGATGCAGATTACGCTAGTCTGATAGGAGCCATGGACAACGACCTCGACCGTCCAGATTGTCTTGCGGAAGCGAGTCTACAGGAGCAGAGCTCTCTGTCCATACAAAATAAAG tgTTGGAAGCCAAAGGGAAGCTGAGGGCGAAAACAAAATcccagaggaagaaggaagaaaaagagaaaaagtcaaCAGTAAAGACACAGGGAGATGAGCTCAAAGATAACCTGGTGGACAACGACGACAGCTCCTCCACTACCACAGAGACCTCCAATCCAGATGtggagacaaacatcaaagAG GAAccagtaaaaaagaaaggaacaacAGTAACTACTGGAAACGTGAAAGAAGAAACTTCAAACTTCCCTTTTAAACCTAAAACCAAGAAACCAGTAaccacaaagagagaaaaccaGGCAGAAAAATCCAG TTCTCTGGAGCTGCCATATGTGACAcctctggaaaacaaacaacgaAAGAGCTTCACATCCAAAGTCCTGCACCCCCTCTCCACCATCCCAAAGACCCGACCCCTGCAGAAACCGAGAT TAGACGAGAAGCTGGGGGACGGACGCCCCTCCCTCTTGGCCAAACTGCTGTCCAGCGGCTCCGGGCCAGAGCcgggccacagcagcagctccgaAGGCGAGAAGGAGTGCGGCTCTCCGGAGTGGGACGTCCCTCTTTCCAGAAACAGCATAC AGGCAGATCTGCAGCAGATCTCCTTCCAGACGATAAATGCAGATCCATTCCTGAAGAGATCCTCCACGTCCTGCTCCCCTCCGCCCACCTCTCCCAGCCTACTGTCCCGAGGCACCTACAGCAGCGTGCTCAACAGTAACAG TGAATCGAACCAGAAAAAGGCCCCGGGAAATAAACTGTCCACAGCCGCTCCACTCCCAGGAAAAAATGGAAACCCCACCTTTGCTGCCGTAGCGGCAGGTTATGACAAAAGCCCAG GTGGCTCTGGCCCCGGTAAAACCGACATCCAGGGCAAGAGTCTGGCACACATGCCCTCAGTGGAAAGCGACAGCTCGGACAG CTCTGGAATGTGGCCAATTGACACGGCCTCTAGTCCACAGTACCAGTCCACCAACTCATTCTCTGCGTTCGGACCCAGCAACTCCTTCAACCTGGCGGCGGGAG TCATCAGTGGCATGAAGTCGTCCGAGCCTCAGCAGAGCTGGCCCGACTTCACCGCCgtcccgtcctcctccatctggGACGTGACGAGCAATGACTCTCTGCACTCCTGGCCCAGCAGCTCTAACTCGCCGACGGCCCCGACCACAACA tcaaTCCTGGGAAACGGCCGCAGTCCTTGGTCTGCAACCACACCCTTCAGCAACTCTATTTGGTCAACAAGTGCAGACTCAGGCTTGAACCCTTTTGCTCCGGCGACCAGTCCAACGACTCTGACCGATCTGGTCAGCAGTCCTGCCCCGTCGCCACCGGCTGCCGCCGAGGTGAGCTGGACCTACAACCCGTGGAGCATGTGGCGCCCCACCTTGAGCAGGCGCAACAACGAGCCGTGGCCCAGCTCCTCCGACAACGGCAATTAA
- the tmem131 gene encoding transmembrane protein 131 isoform X2, whose protein sequence is MSAHSLVGYRNRKICSMASEERARSCRQSHTRTRTPFIGLLRMLFIAFIHTTRANKQAFIQSDTILEVLHFGEGSLLQAESDIDFSLYHQQSTSPHRGNCRPIRFEPPMLDFHEQPVGMPKMEKVYLHNPSSEEISLISISATTAHFHASFFQNRIIPPGGNTSFDVVFLARVVGNVENTLFINTSHHGVFTYQVFGVGIPNPYRLRPFIGARVPVNSSFSPLINIHNPYSEPLQVVEMYSSGGDLHLELPTGQQGGTGKLWEIPPFETKGVMRASFSSRDVDNHTAFIRIKTNAPNEDQFIILPVEVEVTSAPGIYSSTEMLDFGTLRSQDRPKLLNLHLLNSGTKDVPITSVRTTPSNEAITIDFKAVTLKAGESRYTKVASISFDASKARRPYQFSGKITVKAKEKSYSKLEIPYQAEVLDGYLGFDHTATLFHIRDSPVDPVDRPIFLTNAFSFAIRIHNVSLPEEAKIMFNVQNFSTPILIPPQESRYIFSLLFRPVRPSIHIDSNILLITNASKFHLPVRAYTGFLEPLVLPPSVKGSLLDFGVRSATDTSSIIFVVVNSNPIELEIKSWFVTGDSLSMELLKTEKGNTTVALSRLRELQNTSASHHKTVILASGYYAAFRVILVAKALEGTYDGAIHITTDYEILTIPVKALIAVGTLNSSPKHIILPPSFPGKVVHQSFSIQSSFTQKVRLQQIRSLTEDIRFYYKRLRNNKDELEPRRKSKVANIYFDAGLQCGDHCYVGLPFVLKYESKPHGMALQEDIWDADVDLHQKLLRRWKELKESSGHKLEAVFEVNTDLQKNVQAKVTAHLTWPSLVNSSQRITFPLTNTNSSSDEEVILQNPADVPVYVQVLPLALLPNPSVFSGRLADRLPLGNLSNINIDTSTLEFQVHRNQTSLIKSSTGFVEGSIRPFVYNLLLLPGEVKSLSVRFTPISNHSVTSLLIVRNNLTVIDTILLHGRGTTESLKVAGKPPGQGSSLRFKITEALLKDCTEKTKVKEPNFTLKRTFRVENTGLLPITIRSAEINGQVCEGYGFKVLNCQEFALMPNASKDLVILFTPDFTSSRVIRELKLVTCGGSEFVFVLNASLPYHMLAACAETLPRPSWELELYIIVSLIMSSMFLLVIGTAYLEAQSIWEPFKRRVSVESNSTLETGRPFNLREIVQIHSDSKLNDYSDSTQISKGLYASSNGAARPGGRQGSSRTLPDSDSQDKRSKLGITRPSVPAASSQLPKGSPTPGQDGLAAACQLTNRKTRAKQLDLQSQSLAVPSSPQRGLCPEDADYASLIGAMDNDLDRPDCLAEASLQEQSSLSIQNKVLEAKGKLRAKTKSQRKKEEKEKKSTVKTQGDELKDNLVDNDDSSSTTTETSNPDVETNIKEEPVKKKGTTVTTGNVKEETSNFPFKPKTKKPVTTKRENQAEKSSSLELPYVTPLENKQRKSFTSKVLHPLSTIPKTRPLQKPRYEKLGDGRPSLLAKLLSSGSGPEPGHSSSSEGEKECGSPEWDVPLSRNSIQADLQQISFQTINADPFLKRSSTSCSPPPTSPSLLSRGTYSSVLNSNSESNQKKAPGNKLSTAAPLPGKNGNPTFAAVAAGYDKSPGGSGPGKTDIQGKSLAHMPSVESDSSDSSGMWPIDTASSPQYQSTNSFSAFGPSNSFNLAAGVISGMKSSEPQQSWPDFTAVPSSSIWDVTSNDSLHSWPSSSNSPTAPTTTSILGNGRSPWSATTPFSNSIWSTSADSGLNPFAPATSPTTLTDLVSSPAPSPPAAAEVSWTYNPWSMWRPTLSRRNNEPWPSSSDNGN, encoded by the exons CACGTCCCCGCACCGTGGGAACTGTCGACCTATACGATTTGAACCTCCGATGTTGGACTTTCATGAACA gCCCGTCGGGATgccaaaaatggagaaagtttATTTACATAATCCTAGCTCTGAAGAAATTAGCTTGATATCAATATCAGCGACAACGGCGCATTTTCACGCATCCTTTTTCCAGAACAGG ATAATTCCACCGGGAGGGAACACATCGTTTGACGTCGTGTTTCTCGCTCGAGTAGTTGGGAATGtagaaaacactttatttattaatacatCACATCATGGAGTGTTTACATACCAG GTTTTTGGGGTCGGCATCCCGAACCCCTACAGACTGCGGCCCTTCATAGGGGCCCGAGTCCCTGTAAACAGCAGCTTCTCGCCTCTAATAAACATCCACAACCCGTACAGTGAACCACTGCAG GTTGTTGAGATGTACTCCAGTGGTGGGGATCTTCATCTAGAGCTTCCCACCGGCCAACAAGGAGGCACTGGAAAATTATGG GAGATTCCTCCGTTCGAGACAAAGGGGGTGATGAGAGCCAGCTTCTCTTCCAGAGATGTAGACAACCACACGGCCTTCATCAGAATCAAAACCAACGCTCCCAACGAGGACCAGTTCATCATCCTCCCTGTAGAGGTGGAGGTAACATCAG CACCTGGTATATATTCCTCCACAGAGATGCTCGACTTTGGCACGCTCCGATCTCAAG ATCGTCCAAAGTTGCTGAATCTACACCTTCTAAATTCAGGAACTAAAGATGTTCCAATTACA AGTGTGCGTACAACACCGTCAAACGAGGCGATCACAATAGACTTCAAAGCAGTTACGCTCAAAGCTGGAGAGAGCCGATACACCAAAGTTGCAAGTATTAGTTTTGATG cctcaAAAGCAAGAAGACCATATCAGTTTTCTGGTAAAATAACTGTTAAAGCAAAAGAGAAGAGTTATTCAAAGCTTGAAATTCCATACCAGGCGGAGGTTTTGGATGG CTACTTGGGTTTTGACCACACAGCTACACTGTTCCACATCAGGGACAGTCCTGTGGACCCGGTGGACAGACCCATCTTCCTTACAAACGCCTTCAGCTTCGCAATCCGCATACACAACGTGTCCCTGCCCGAAGAGGCcaaaattatgtttaat gtGCAGAACTTCAGCACGCCCATCCTCATCCCCCCGCAAGAGTCGCGTTACATCTTCTCCCTTCTCTTTCGGCCGGTCCGGCCATCCATTCACATAGACAGCAACATCCTGCTCATCACAAACGCGTCAAAGTTTCACCTCCCAGTCCGGGCCTACACGGGCTTCCTGGAG CCCTTGGTCCTGCCCCCCAGCGTGAAAGGGAGCCTCCTGGACTTTGGTGTGCGCAGTGCCACAGACACCAGCAGCATCATATTTGTGGTGGTCAACAGCAACCCTATAGAG CTGGAGATTAAGTCCTGGTTTGTCACAGGAGACAGTCTGTCCATGGAACTGttaaagacagagaaaggaaacacaacagtggCGCTGAGTCGCCTGCGAGAGCTGCAGAACACTTCGGCCTCGCATCACAAAACG GTGATATTAGCATCTGGTTACTATGCTGCTTTCAGAGTGATACTAGTGGCCAAGGCCCTGGAAGGCACGTATGATGGAGCGATACACATTACCACAGATTATGAG atATTAACCATCCCAGTGAAAGCTCTCATTGCAGTGGgcacattaaacagttctccCAAGCACATCATTTTGCCACCTTCATTTCCA gggaAGGTTGTTCACCAAAGCTTCAGCATACAAAGCTCTTTTACCCAAAAAGTGAGGCTTCAGCAGATCCGCTCCCTGACAGAAGACATACGGTTTTATTATAAACGGCTCCGCAACAACAAAGACGAGCTGGAGCCAAGACGTAAATCTAAG gtggcaaatatttattttgacgCCGGCTTGCAGTGTGGTGATCACTGTTATGTGGGCCTGCCATTTGTGCTTAAAT ATGAGTCCAAGCCTCATGGGATGGCACTACAGGAGGATATTTGGGACGCAGACGTAGACCTTCACCAGAAACTCCTGAGACGATGGAAAGAGCTGAAAGAGAGCTCAGGACACAA ACTTGAAGCGGTCTTTGAAGTCAACACGGACCTCCAGAAAAACGTGCAAGCCAAAGTAACAGCGCATTTGACCTGGCCCTCCTTGGTCAACTCTTCGCAGCGAATCACGTTCCCCCTGACCAACACCAACAGCTCCTCC GATGAAGAGGTGATTCTGCAGAACCCTGCAGACGTCCCCGTCTACGTCCAAGTTCTCCCCCTGGCGCTGTTGCCCAacccctctgtgttttctggacGGCTGGCTGACAG GTTGCCGTTGGGAAATTTGTCTAACATCAATATTGACACGAGCACTTTAGAGTTCCAGGTTCACAGAAATCAA ACGTCCCTAATCAAGAGCAGTACAGGGTTTGTAGAGGGCTCAATCAGGCCCTTTGTGTAcaacctcctcctgctgcctggGGAAGTCAAGTCCCTTAGCGTGAGGTTCACTCCTATCAGCAACCACAGCGTCACCTCCCTCCTCATAGTCAG GAATAACCTGACCGTGATCGACACAATCCTTCTTCACGGGCGAGGTACGACGGAGAGTCTGAAAGTTGCGGGGAAACCTCCGGGACAAGGCAGCTCGCTGAGGTTTAAGATAACTGAAGCTCTGTTGAAAGACTGCACAGAAA AAACAAAAGTCAAGGAGCCAAACTTCACCCTCAAAAGAACCTTCAGAGTGGAGAACACCGGCCTGCTCCCGATCACCATCAGATCCGCGGAAATCAACGGCCAAGTTTGCGAAGGTTATGGATTCAAAGTTCTCAACTGTCAAGAGTTTGCACTCATGCCAAACGCTTCAAAAGACCTCGTCATACT GTTTACACCGGACTTCACTTCGTCTCGAGTGATCCGGGAGCTCAAGCTGGTGACATGCGGGGGCTCggagtttgtgtttgtcctgaaCGCCTCGTTGCCCTACCACATGTTGGCTGCCTGCGCGGAGACGCTGCCCAGGCCGAGCTGGGAGCTGGAGCTCTACATCATAGTGTCGCTCATTATGAG TTCCATGTTTCTGTTGGTGATCGGCACGGCCTACCTGGAGGCCCAGAGCATCTGGGAGCCCTTCAAGAGACGCGTGTCCGTGGAATCCAACTCCACCTTGGAGACTGGGAGACCGTTTAATCTCAGGGAAATTGTGCAAATTCACAGTGACTCAAA GTTGAACGACTACAGCGACTCGACCCAGATCTCGAAAGGATTATACGCATCCAGCAACGGCGCGGCGCGGCCAGGAGGCCGACAGGGCAGCAGCCGTACTTTGCCGGACTCGGACAGCCAAGATAAGAGGTCCAAGCTCGGCATCACCCGTCCATCTGTGCCAGCCGCTTCCTCCCAGCTGCCCAAAGGAAGCCCGACGCCGGGCCAGGACGGCCTCGCGGCCGCCTGCCAGCTCACCAATCGCAAAACGCGCGCCAAACAGCTGGATCTCCAGAGTCAAAGTTTAGCTGTGCCATCGTCGCCTCAGAGAGGTCTCTGCCCCGAGGATGCAGATTACGCTAGTCTGATAGGAGCCATGGACAACGACCTCGACCGTCCAGATTGTCTTGCGGAAGCGAGTCTACAGGAGCAGAGCTCTCTGTCCATACAAAATAAAG tgTTGGAAGCCAAAGGGAAGCTGAGGGCGAAAACAAAATcccagaggaagaaggaagaaaaagagaaaaagtcaaCAGTAAAGACACAGGGAGATGAGCTCAAAGATAACCTGGTGGACAACGACGACAGCTCCTCCACTACCACAGAGACCTCCAATCCAGATGtggagacaaacatcaaagAG GAAccagtaaaaaagaaaggaacaacAGTAACTACTGGAAACGTGAAAGAAGAAACTTCAAACTTCCCTTTTAAACCTAAAACCAAGAAACCAGTAaccacaaagagagaaaaccaGGCAGAAAAATCCAG TTCTCTGGAGCTGCCATATGTGACAcctctggaaaacaaacaacgaAAGAGCTTCACATCCAAAGTCCTGCACCCCCTCTCCACCATCCCAAAGACCCGACCCCTGCAGAAACCGAGAT ACGAGAAGCTGGGGGACGGACGCCCCTCCCTCTTGGCCAAACTGCTGTCCAGCGGCTCCGGGCCAGAGCcgggccacagcagcagctccgaAGGCGAGAAGGAGTGCGGCTCTCCGGAGTGGGACGTCCCTCTTTCCAGAAACAGCATAC AGGCAGATCTGCAGCAGATCTCCTTCCAGACGATAAATGCAGATCCATTCCTGAAGAGATCCTCCACGTCCTGCTCCCCTCCGCCCACCTCTCCCAGCCTACTGTCCCGAGGCACCTACAGCAGCGTGCTCAACAGTAACAG TGAATCGAACCAGAAAAAGGCCCCGGGAAATAAACTGTCCACAGCCGCTCCACTCCCAGGAAAAAATGGAAACCCCACCTTTGCTGCCGTAGCGGCAGGTTATGACAAAAGCCCAG GTGGCTCTGGCCCCGGTAAAACCGACATCCAGGGCAAGAGTCTGGCACACATGCCCTCAGTGGAAAGCGACAGCTCGGACAG CTCTGGAATGTGGCCAATTGACACGGCCTCTAGTCCACAGTACCAGTCCACCAACTCATTCTCTGCGTTCGGACCCAGCAACTCCTTCAACCTGGCGGCGGGAG TCATCAGTGGCATGAAGTCGTCCGAGCCTCAGCAGAGCTGGCCCGACTTCACCGCCgtcccgtcctcctccatctggGACGTGACGAGCAATGACTCTCTGCACTCCTGGCCCAGCAGCTCTAACTCGCCGACGGCCCCGACCACAACA tcaaTCCTGGGAAACGGCCGCAGTCCTTGGTCTGCAACCACACCCTTCAGCAACTCTATTTGGTCAACAAGTGCAGACTCAGGCTTGAACCCTTTTGCTCCGGCGACCAGTCCAACGACTCTGACCGATCTGGTCAGCAGTCCTGCCCCGTCGCCACCGGCTGCCGCCGAGGTGAGCTGGACCTACAACCCGTGGAGCATGTGGCGCCCCACCTTGAGCAGGCGCAACAACGAGCCGTGGCCCAGCTCCTCCGACAACGGCAATTAA